A region of Malaciobacter marinus DNA encodes the following proteins:
- a CDS encoding menaquinone biosynthesis decarboxylase gives MKKAIELLKKHNLLKIIDDELDINLEIPHVAYVEVKKKDSKAILFTNPVDKKNGKKFDIPVLMNVFGSKKAVELFIGDGNKIGKEIESLLKMKPPTTFSEKLSTFGKLFALKNTIPKKSKGKGECQEVIKLGSDANLSELPILTTWEQDGGPFITMGQVYTTSLNGEMKNLGMYRLQVYEDNTLGLHWQIHKDSNHFFHEYKKAGKKMPVSIGIGGDPMYIWCGQAPLPIGIFELMLYGFVKNKNAQLVKSITNDIYVPRDNDFIIEGFVDTSKLRIEGPFGDHTGYYTLEEEYPFMEVTAITHKKEPTYLATVVGKPPLEDKYMGFATERIFLPLLKTTAPDLIDYYMPENGVFHNFIIAKIKTLYPGHASQMMHAFWGVGQMSFVKHAIFVNADAPELEDHDAITRYILNRIDIDEMLISKGVVDALDHSSPKFAIGGKLGLDCTNEEINELGITLLSDNELLLKMQEITDEVKDLKQYYTDTKNPVTVITVDKKRNQKYLFDDLKPLFENIKILIIVDAKNQNDVNNTYMLLWRVVNNIDSNRDLYIQDSTICLDGTNKNELDNFKRRWPDDVDCSKDVLESLKQRGIIDIDEEFQRKYQL, from the coding sequence ATGAAAAAAGCAATTGAATTGTTAAAAAAGCATAATTTGTTGAAAATTATTGATGATGAGTTGGATATAAACTTGGAAATTCCGCATGTTGCTTATGTAGAAGTTAAGAAAAAAGATTCAAAAGCTATACTTTTTACAAATCCAGTTGATAAAAAAAATGGAAAAAAATTTGATATTCCTGTTTTAATGAATGTATTTGGTTCGAAAAAAGCTGTTGAACTTTTTATAGGTGATGGAAATAAAATTGGGAAAGAGATAGAGTCTTTATTAAAAATGAAGCCTCCAACAACTTTTAGTGAAAAGCTTTCTACATTTGGAAAACTATTTGCACTTAAAAATACAATTCCTAAGAAAAGTAAAGGTAAAGGGGAGTGTCAAGAAGTTATTAAACTTGGAAGTGATGCAAACTTAAGTGAATTACCAATTTTAACAACTTGGGAACAAGATGGTGGTCCTTTTATTACAATGGGACAAGTTTATACAACTTCTCTAAATGGTGAAATGAAAAACTTAGGAATGTATAGACTTCAAGTTTATGAAGATAATACTTTGGGCTTACATTGGCAAATACATAAAGATTCTAATCATTTTTTTCATGAATATAAAAAAGCAGGTAAAAAAATGCCAGTATCTATTGGAATAGGTGGAGATCCTATGTATATTTGGTGTGGACAAGCACCACTTCCTATTGGTATTTTTGAATTGATGTTATATGGTTTTGTTAAGAATAAAAATGCACAACTTGTAAAATCAATAACAAATGATATTTATGTACCAAGAGATAATGATTTTATAATTGAGGGCTTTGTTGATACAAGTAAACTAAGAATTGAAGGTCCATTTGGTGATCATACTGGATATTATACTTTAGAAGAAGAGTATCCATTTATGGAAGTAACTGCAATAACACATAAAAAAGAGCCAACATATTTAGCAACAGTTGTTGGTAAACCACCTTTAGAAGATAAATATATGGGTTTTGCAACAGAGAGAATTTTCTTGCCATTACTTAAAACAACAGCACCTGATTTAATAGATTATTATATGCCTGAAAATGGTGTTTTCCATAATTTCATTATTGCTAAAATCAAAACTTTATATCCAGGTCATGCAAGTCAAATGATGCATGCATTTTGGGGAGTAGGGCAAATGAGTTTTGTTAAACATGCAATTTTTGTTAATGCTGATGCTCCTGAACTTGAAGATCATGATGCTATAACTAGATATATTCTAAATAGAATTGATATTGATGAAATGTTAATTTCAAAAGGTGTAGTTGATGCACTTGACCATTCAAGTCCAAAATTTGCAATTGGTGGAAAGTTAGGGCTTGATTGTACAAATGAAGAGATTAATGAACTTGGAATTACACTTTTAAGTGACAATGAATTACTTTTAAAAATGCAAGAAATAACAGATGAGGTAAAAGATTTAAAACAGTATTACACAGATACTAAAAATCCAGTAACAGTTATAACTGTAGATAAAAAAAGAAATCAAAAGTATCTATTTGATGATTTAAAACCACTATTTGAAAATATTAAAATATTAATAATAGTTGATGCAAAAAATCAAAATGATGTTAATAATACATATATGTTACTTTGGAGAGTAGTTAATAATATTGATTCTAATAGAGATTTATATATTCAAGATAGTACGATTTGTTTAGATGGTACAAATAAAAATGAGTTAGATAATTTTAAAAGAAGATGGCCTGATGATGTTGATTGTTCAAAAGATGTTTTAGAGTCATTAAAACAAAGAGGAATTATTGATATTGATGAAGAGTTTCAAAGAAAATATCAATTATAA
- a CDS encoding MalY/PatB family protein — translation MKNYNFDEYINRKNSDCVKYDGLKKYFDVENARPMWVADMDFQTPKFILDDLKKVFDKKILGYPIVSNKVHDSIISWYKKRHDLSNFTENDILLTSGVVTALSACIEAFSNENDEVIIQTPVYFPFFSVVKDNNRKLILNPLKNSDDYYTMDFKDLENKITSKTKLLILCSPHNPVGRVWSKEELLKLAKICYENNITIISDEIHSDLVFKKFTSFLHLEDKYLNNLVILNSPSKTFNLAGLNSSYIICKNSTLKKRLNSVINKHHIGSVNIFGLESIISAYNKGEEWLEFLLQYLKDNINYVDDFLKENNNSITFNKPEATYLLWLNFSKIKDSHKNIFDRLLHNANLVLNDGSTFGKEGKYYFRLNIALSKNELIKSLSYLNNEFN, via the coding sequence ATGAAAAATTATAATTTTGATGAGTATATTAATAGAAAAAATAGTGATTGTGTTAAATATGATGGTTTAAAAAAATATTTTGATGTAGAAAATGCAAGACCAATGTGGGTTGCAGATATGGACTTTCAAACACCAAAGTTTATATTAGATGATTTAAAAAAAGTTTTTGACAAAAAGATACTTGGTTATCCAATAGTTAGTAATAAAGTACATGATAGTATAATTTCATGGTATAAAAAAAGACATGATTTATCTAATTTTACTGAAAATGATATCCTTTTGACAAGTGGCGTTGTTACAGCACTAAGTGCTTGTATTGAAGCTTTTAGTAATGAAAATGATGAAGTAATAATTCAAACACCAGTATATTTTCCTTTTTTCTCTGTTGTTAAAGACAATAATAGAAAACTAATATTAAATCCATTAAAAAATTCTGATGATTATTACACTATGGATTTTAAAGATTTAGAAAATAAAATAACTTCAAAAACAAAACTTTTAATTTTATGCTCACCACATAATCCAGTAGGCAGAGTATGGAGCAAAGAAGAACTTTTAAAATTGGCTAAAATATGTTATGAAAATAATATAACAATAATAAGTGATGAAATACACTCTGATTTAGTCTTTAAAAAATTTACCTCTTTTTTACATCTTGAAGATAAATATTTAAATAATCTAGTTATATTAAATTCTCCTAGTAAAACTTTTAATCTAGCAGGATTAAATAGTTCATATATTATTTGTAAAAATTCCACTTTAAAAAAGAGATTAAACAGTGTCATTAACAAACATCATATTGGTTCTGTTAATATATTTGGTCTAGAATCAATTATATCAGCATACAATAAAGGTGAAGAGTGGCTAGAGTTTTTACTTCAATACTTAAAAGACAATATAAATTATGTTGATGATTTTTTAAAAGAAAATAATAACAGTATAACTTTCAATAAACCAGAAGCTACATATTTACTTTGGTTGAATTTTTCAAAAATAAAAGATTCTCACAAAAATATTTTTGACAGACTTTTACATAATGCTAATCTTGTATTAAATGATGGTTCAACATTTGGAAAAGAAGGAAAATACTATTTTAGGTTAAATATAGCATTAAGTAAAAATGAATTAATTAAATCACTTTCATATTTAAATAATGAATTTAATTGA
- a CDS encoding NADH-quinone oxidoreductase subunit A, producing the protein MSTELLLASSVFIIMGLVLTSVFVLTRYLGPNNKDDKQKNTVYESGVSNPIGTTNLRFSIKFYLVAILFVIFDVEIIFMFPWAVNIRELGFLGLAEMFMFMALLFAGLIYIYKKKALSWD; encoded by the coding sequence ATGTCAACAGAACTACTTTTAGCGTCAAGTGTCTTTATCATTATGGGATTAGTATTAACGAGTGTATTTGTACTCACTAGATACTTAGGCCCTAATAATAAGGATGACAAACAAAAAAACACAGTATACGAAAGTGGGGTTTCAAACCCAATAGGTACTACAAATCTTAGATTCTCAATAAAATTCTATTTAGTAGCAATTCTTTTTGTGATTTTCGATGTAGAAATTATTTTCATGTTTCCTTGGGCAGTAAATATTAGAGAACTTGGATTTTTAGGTCTAGCAGAAATGTTTATGTTCATGGCATTACTATTTGCAGGATTAATTTATATTTATAAGAAAAAGGCGTTATCATGGGATTAG
- a CDS encoding NADH-quinone oxidoreductase subunit B, translating to MGLGAESSFGDSIITTKLDHAVNWGRSYSLWPMVFGTACCGIEFMSVVGAKYDLSRFGAEVVRFSPRQADLMIVAGTITYKQAPILKKIYDQMCEPKWVISMGACACSGGFYDNYTTVQGIDEIIPVDEYVSGCPPRPEAVLDAVMRVQEKAQRETVLEDRAKREYKGILDA from the coding sequence ATGGGATTAGGAGCAGAGTCATCATTTGGAGATTCAATAATCACAACAAAGTTAGATCACGCAGTAAATTGGGGTAGATCATACTCTTTGTGGCCGATGGTATTTGGTACTGCATGTTGTGGTATTGAGTTTATGTCTGTAGTTGGTGCAAAATATGACCTTTCTAGATTTGGTGCAGAAGTTGTGAGATTTTCTCCAAGACAAGCAGATTTAATGATAGTAGCTGGAACTATTACATATAAACAAGCACCTATCTTGAAAAAAATCTATGATCAAATGTGTGAACCTAAATGGGTTATATCTATGGGAGCATGTGCATGTTCTGGTGGTTTTTATGACAATTATACAACAGTTCAAGGAATTGATGAAATTATTCCTGTAGATGAATATGTATCAGGTTGTCCTCCAAGACCAGAAGCTGTATTAGATGCAGTAATGAGAGTTCAAGAAAAAGCTCAAAGAGAAACAGTGCTTGAAGATAGAGCGAAAAGAGAGTACAAAGGAATTTTAGATGCATAA
- a CDS encoding NADH-quinone oxidoreductase subunit D, which translates to MHKNELLINANEIRNTISKLKKDGYPLLLDITAIDYLEYPDVTPSRFAIVYILRDHTFKKFITVKAFVDDITLTVDSISDMYYSADWGEREVYDQYGIIFKGHKNLKRVLNHHQFKGHPLRKDYPVTKRQLCTQTEDLMDEMIPLLESYGYSKEDHEDLMFLNVGPSHPASHGTIRNFLAMEGESIQACVTEVGYLHRGFEKSCETHNYSQVIPYTDRLNYCSAILNNIGYSKAIEDMLGIDITARAKMIRIIIGELSRIIDHLVCNAANMVDLGGLTNFWYLFAPRDKSYNLLSKLTGARLTNSYTRIGGLEFDLYDGFEEDLNEVLKDVENGINDALSLVEHNRIFHDRTQDVGVINDEFAISAGVTGPNLRASGVAFDLRKDAPYYGYENFDFDVAIGSHGDVYDRVMVKFEEIRQSMRIIKQAMKELPDGPLNVDHQGVLLPDKKDVYGNIEGLMNQFKLTFEGIKVPKGEYYGYTEGANGELGFHVTSDGTGTPYKVKCRPPSFYSLGAYARIVEGGMLADAVITMASMNFIAGEFDR; encoded by the coding sequence ATGCATAAAAATGAACTTTTAATTAATGCAAACGAAATAAGAAATACAATTTCTAAATTAAAAAAAGATGGCTATCCTCTTTTATTAGATATAACTGCTATTGATTATTTAGAATATCCAGATGTAACTCCTAGTAGATTTGCTATTGTATATATTTTAAGAGATCATACATTTAAAAAATTTATAACAGTAAAAGCTTTTGTTGATGATATAACTTTAACAGTTGATTCTATTTCAGATATGTATTATAGTGCAGATTGGGGAGAAAGAGAAGTATATGATCAATATGGAATAATTTTCAAAGGTCATAAAAACTTAAAAAGAGTTCTTAACCACCATCAATTTAAAGGTCACCCTTTAAGAAAAGATTATCCAGTAACTAAAAGACAATTGTGTACACAAACAGAAGACTTAATGGATGAAATGATTCCATTACTTGAATCTTATGGATATAGCAAAGAAGATCATGAAGATTTGATGTTTTTAAATGTTGGACCATCTCACCCAGCAAGTCACGGTACAATTAGAAACTTTTTAGCAATGGAAGGAGAGTCAATTCAGGCTTGTGTAACAGAAGTTGGATACTTACATAGAGGATTTGAGAAATCATGTGAGACACATAATTATTCACAAGTTATTCCTTATACTGATAGACTTAACTATTGTAGTGCTATTTTAAATAATATTGGATATTCAAAAGCAATTGAAGATATGTTAGGAATTGATATAACTGCCCGTGCAAAAATGATTAGAATTATCATTGGTGAATTAAGTAGAATAATTGATCATTTAGTATGTAATGCAGCAAATATGGTTGACCTTGGAGGACTTACAAACTTTTGGTACTTATTCGCACCAAGAGATAAAAGTTATAACTTATTATCAAAATTAACAGGTGCAAGATTAACAAACTCATACACAAGAATTGGTGGTTTAGAATTTGATTTGTATGATGGTTTTGAAGAAGATTTAAATGAAGTATTAAAAGATGTAGAAAATGGGATAAATGATGCTTTATCATTAGTAGAGCATAATAGAATTTTTCATGACCGAACACAAGATGTGGGTGTAATAAATGATGAGTTCGCAATTAGTGCAGGAGTTACAGGGCCTAATTTAAGAGCATCAGGTGTTGCTTTTGATTTAAGAAAAGATGCTCCTTATTATGGTTATGAAAATTTTGATTTTGATGTAGCAATTGGAAGCCATGGTGATGTATATGATAGAGTAATGGTTAAATTTGAAGAGATTAGACAATCAATGAGAATAATTAAACAAGCTATGAAAGAGCTTCCAGATGGACCATTAAATGTGGATCATCAAGGAGTATTACTTCCTGATAAAAAAGATGTATATGGAAATATTGAAGGATTAATGAATCAGTTTAAACTTACTTTTGAGGGTATTAAAGTTCCAAAAGGTGAGTACTATGGATATACTGAGGGTGCAAATGGAGAGTTAGGCTTTCATGTAACAAGTGATGGAACAGGTACACCTTATAAAGTAAAATGTCGTCCACCTAGCTTTTATTCTCTTGGAGCATATGCAAGAATTGTTGAGGGTGGAATGTTAGCAGATGCTGTTATTACAATGGCAAGTATGAATTTTATTGCAGGGGAGTTTGATAGATAA
- the nuoE gene encoding complex I 24 kDa subunit family protein, producing MSKFKYTPENETKFQEQIKKYPNSNSMMLPALWLAQEQEGWVSPDAMIFVADKLNKSPIEVYEFATFYTMFNLKPIGTYHIELCKTLSCMVMGAPELKKFIKETIGINPGETSEDGLFHFSEVECLGACGGAPMFALNGQYHENQSVDSLKNVIEECKNASKSSK from the coding sequence ATGAGTAAATTTAAATATACACCTGAAAATGAAACAAAGTTTCAAGAACAAATTAAAAAATACCCAAATAGTAACTCTATGATGCTTCCAGCTTTATGGTTAGCTCAAGAACAAGAAGGTTGGGTAAGCCCAGATGCAATGATTTTTGTTGCTGATAAATTAAACAAATCTCCTATTGAGGTTTATGAATTTGCAACATTTTATACAATGTTTAATTTAAAACCTATTGGAACATATCATATTGAATTATGCAAAACATTGTCATGTATGGTAATGGGTGCTCCTGAACTTAAAAAATTCATAAAAGAGACAATTGGTATAAATCCAGGAGAAACAAGTGAAGATGGATTATTTCATTTTAGTGAGGTTGAGTGCTTAGGTGCATGTGGAGGAGCTCCAATGTTTGCATTAAATGGACAATACCACGAAAATCAAAGTGTAGATTCACTAAAAAATGTAATTGAGGAGTGCAAAAATGCTAGTAAAAGTAGTAAGTAA
- the nuoF gene encoding NADH-quinone oxidoreductase subunit NuoF, with translation MLVKVVSKNFDIPNSHKLEVAKDNGRYSSIEKLFTMAPEDVIEEVTKSGLRGKGGGGAPCGPKWKLMPKDDPRPAYLIVNGDESEPGTFKDRQIFQYDPHLLIEGIICSSYAMNIHDAYIYVRGEYKWFIDRLNEAIKEAYEAGIIGEKVMGHDYRMDITVHRGGGAYICGEKSALIESLEGKRGHPRLKPHQKECEWFFDNPATVNNVETIATVPFIVEKGYESYTAYGTERSPGTMLFAMSGPVKNPGVYELAFGNKMIDVINKIGGGMKEGKKLKAVIPGGSSCPILTAQEVEKAVLDYESMWDIGSTLGTGGMIVIDEDMSMVDVAKNLIEFYHHESCGQCTPCREGCGWIDKILAKVLAGEGTQKDLDTILEVCETMNGKTICVFAPAVKDIIKSIIIKFKDEFVKEFK, from the coding sequence ATGCTAGTAAAAGTAGTAAGTAAAAATTTTGATATTCCTAACTCACATAAATTAGAAGTAGCAAAAGATAATGGAAGATACTCTTCAATCGAAAAACTATTTACAATGGCACCAGAAGATGTAATAGAAGAAGTTACAAAATCAGGTTTAAGAGGTAAAGGTGGTGGTGGAGCACCATGTGGACCAAAATGGAAACTTATGCCAAAAGATGATCCACGACCAGCATATTTAATTGTTAATGGAGATGAGTCTGAACCAGGAACATTTAAAGATAGACAAATTTTTCAATATGATCCGCATCTTTTAATTGAGGGAATAATATGCTCATCTTATGCAATGAATATTCATGATGCATATATTTATGTAAGAGGTGAATATAAATGGTTTATTGATAGATTAAATGAAGCTATCAAAGAAGCATATGAAGCTGGAATCATTGGTGAAAAAGTTATGGGTCATGATTATAGAATGGACATAACAGTTCATAGAGGTGGTGGAGCATATATTTGTGGTGAGAAATCAGCATTAATAGAATCACTTGAAGGAAAACGTGGACATCCAAGATTAAAACCACACCAAAAAGAGTGTGAATGGTTTTTTGATAATCCTGCAACAGTAAATAATGTAGAAACTATTGCAACTGTTCCTTTTATTGTAGAAAAAGGATATGAATCTTATACAGCATATGGAACTGAAAGATCACCTGGAACTATGCTATTTGCTATGAGTGGACCTGTTAAGAATCCAGGTGTTTATGAACTAGCATTTGGTAATAAGATGATTGATGTGATTAATAAAATTGGTGGAGGGATGAAAGAAGGCAAAAAGCTAAAAGCCGTAATTCCTGGAGGTTCATCTTGCCCTATTTTAACTGCTCAAGAGGTAGAAAAAGCAGTATTAGATTATGAATCAATGTGGGATATTGGTTCAACACTTGGTACAGGAGGGATGATTGTAATTGATGAAGATATGAGTATGGTTGATGTAGCTAAAAACTTAATTGAGTTTTATCATCATGAATCATGTGGGCAATGTACTCCTTGTAGAGAGGGCTGTGGATGGATTGACAAAATACTTGCAAAAGTGTTAGCTGGTGAAGGTACACAAAAAGATTTAGATACTATTTTAGAAGTATGTGAAACAATGAATGGTAAAACTATATGTGTTTTTGCACCTGCAGTTAAAGATATTATTAAAAGTATAATTATCAAATTTAAAGATGAATTTGTAAAAGAATTTAAATAA
- a CDS encoding citrate synthase, producing MAKNTMTLTDNRSGKSFEYNIIDGTRGPSVVDIRSFYKDSGMFTYDPGYTSTASCESKITFIDGENSELRYRGYDIADLAGKRSYLDVSYLLMMGRLPTKAESEDFDLEIRHRSFLNEGIIRLFDALPDGAHPMATMGAATTALSAFYKDHLHLEDEEEFKTMRRRILAKMPTIAAMAYRNSIGTPLIYPDVNKYFTENFLYMLRAYPGGNMKYLGGGKNDEIKQVEVDALDAILTLHADHEQNASTTTVRNVGSTEAHPYVAISSGIAALWGSAHGGANEKVMDQLRLIGDVKNVPSYIAKAKDKNDPFRLMGFGHRVYKNRDPRAETLKKLQDKLKEELNLDSKLLDIAHAVEEAALSDDYFKDRGLYPNIDFYSGVILTALKIPVAMFTPIFVIGRIPGWISQWSELKQDPTHKIARPRQLYTGN from the coding sequence ATGGCAAAGAATACAATGACATTAACTGACAATAGAAGTGGAAAGTCTTTTGAGTACAATATTATTGATGGTACTAGAGGACCAAGTGTTGTAGACATTAGAAGTTTCTATAAGGATTCTGGAATGTTTACTTACGATCCAGGTTATACATCAACTGCTTCTTGTGAATCTAAAATCACATTCATTGATGGTGAGAACTCTGAATTAAGATATAGAGGCTATGATATTGCTGATCTTGCTGGAAAAAGATCATATCTTGATGTATCGTATTTACTTATGATGGGAAGACTTCCTACAAAAGCTGAATCAGAAGATTTTGATTTAGAGATTAGACATAGATCATTTTTAAATGAAGGTATTATTAGATTATTTGATGCTTTACCAGATGGTGCTCATCCAATGGCTACAATGGGAGCTGCAACTACTGCTTTATCTGCATTTTATAAAGATCATTTACATTTAGAAGATGAAGAAGAATTTAAAACAATGAGAAGAAGAATCTTAGCTAAAATGCCTACAATTGCTGCTATGGCATATAGAAACTCTATTGGTACTCCATTAATTTACCCAGATGTAAATAAATATTTCACAGAAAACTTTTTATATATGTTAAGAGCTTATCCAGGTGGAAATATGAAGTACCTTGGTGGTGGAAAAAATGATGAGATTAAACAAGTTGAAGTTGATGCACTTGATGCAATTTTAACACTTCATGCTGACCATGAACAAAATGCATCTACAACAACTGTTAGAAATGTAGGTTCAACAGAAGCTCATCCTTATGTTGCTATTTCATCAGGAATTGCTGCTTTATGGGGAAGTGCACATGGTGGAGCAAATGAAAAAGTTATGGATCAATTAAGATTAATTGGTGATGTTAAAAATGTTCCATCTTACATTGCAAAAGCAAAAGATAAAAATGATCCATTCAGACTTATGGGATTTGGACATAGAGTTTATAAAAACAGAGATCCAAGAGCTGAAACACTAAAAAAATTACAAGATAAATTAAAAGAAGAATTAAATCTTGATTCTAAATTACTAGATATTGCACATGCAGTTGAAGAAGCAGCATTAAGTGATGATTATTTTAAAGATAGAGGTTTATATCCAAATATTGACTTTTATTCAGGTGTAATACTAACTGCACTTAAAATTCCTGTTGCAATGTTTACTCCAATCTTTGTTATTGGAAGAATTCCAGGATGGATTTCACAATGGTCTGAGTTAAAACAAGATCCAACTCACAAAATAGCTAGACCAAGACAATTATATACAGGTAACTAA
- a CDS encoding 2Fe-2S iron-sulfur cluster-binding protein, which translates to MSEMVKISVNGEELEATKGSLLIDTLLDENIHIPHFCYHQALGKDGNCRMCMVEIEGQKRPQIACDTPIKDGMSVRTKGENIEKVRRDILELQLINHPIDCPTCDQAGECKLQDYYMESGFYDSRVNVDSKNHARKRVDLGANVMLDQERCVLCTRCVRFCSDITGTNELGVINRADHSVIGTFPGKPLSNPYAMNVVDLCPVGALTSKDFRFQQRVWFLESFNAICNGCSKGCNIHVDHRKEKYKDDQIFRFRPRVNKEVNGHFICDEGRLSYHNENKNRFTNAIVDAKESTVENSIASMFKLIATNKDAFFVLGPNLSCEEIQNIKALATMVKANITGYSPNYIDESFGDDYLKKNDKSANRAAFKEYQISEDEKEFKENLDKSSLVVIFDSSFFNDNLSLLENKKVVSCFSHNCMTIKKSNVAIAISSFYEKSGTYINCDGVKQKVISKMNKENPALSITSLIEEMKSMVEKGNI; encoded by the coding sequence ATGAGTGAAATGGTTAAAATATCAGTAAACGGAGAAGAATTAGAAGCTACTAAAGGTAGTCTTTTAATTGATACTTTATTAGATGAGAATATTCATATTCCTCATTTTTGCTATCACCAAGCACTAGGGAAAGATGGAAATTGTAGAATGTGCATGGTAGAAATTGAGGGACAAAAAAGACCTCAAATTGCATGTGATACACCTATTAAAGATGGTATGAGTGTAAGAACAAAGGGTGAAAATATAGAAAAAGTTAGAAGAGACATCTTAGAACTCCAACTAATAAATCACCCAATAGACTGTCCTACTTGTGATCAAGCAGGCGAATGTAAATTACAAGACTACTATATGGAATCAGGTTTCTATGACTCAAGAGTGAATGTTGATAGTAAAAATCATGCAAGAAAAAGAGTTGATCTTGGTGCAAATGTTATGCTTGACCAAGAAAGATGTGTTCTTTGTACAAGATGTGTAAGATTTTGTTCTGATATAACTGGAACAAATGAATTAGGTGTAATAAACAGAGCTGATCACTCAGTAATTGGAACATTTCCTGGAAAACCACTTTCTAATCCGTATGCTATGAATGTGGTAGATTTATGTCCAGTTGGAGCACTAACATCAAAAGATTTTAGATTCCAACAAAGAGTATGGTTTCTTGAAAGTTTTAATGCAATTTGTAATGGCTGTTCAAAAGGATGTAATATTCATGTTGATCATAGAAAAGAGAAATATAAAGATGACCAAATTTTCAGATTTAGACCAAGAGTAAATAAAGAAGTAAATGGTCATTTTATTTGTGATGAAGGAAGATTATCTTATCACAATGAGAATAAAAATAGATTTACAAATGCAATAGTAGATGCAAAAGAATCAACAGTTGAAAATAGTATTGCCTCAATGTTTAAGCTTATTGCTACAAATAAAGATGCATTCTTTGTACTAGGACCAAATCTTTCTTGTGAAGAAATACAAAATATAAAAGCTTTAGCTACTATGGTAAAAGCAAATATAACTGGATATTCTCCAAACTATATTGATGAATCATTTGGTGATGATTATTTGAAAAAAAATGATAAAAGTGCAAATAGAGCTGCATTTAAAGAGTATCAAATAAGTGAAGACGAAAAAGAGTTTAAAGAAAATTTAGATAAATCTTCACTAGTTGTAATATTTGATAGTAGCTTTTTCAATGATAATTTAAGCTTATTAGAAAATAAAAAAGTAGTTAGTTGTTTCTCACATAATTGCATGACAATTAAAAAATCAAATGTAGCAATTGCCATTTCATCATTTTATGAAAAAAGTGGTACTTATATTAATTGTGATGGTGTAAAACAAAAAGTTATCTCTAAAATGAATAAAGAAAATCCAGCTTTATCTATCACTTCTTTAATAGAAGAGATGAAAAGTATGGTTGAAAAAGGAAATATATGA